The Drosophila santomea strain STO CAGO 1482 unplaced genomic scaffold, Prin_Dsan_1.1 Segkk35_quiver_pilon_scaf, whole genome shotgun sequence genome includes the window GCTTATATGTTccgctttataagaaaatgcaaagacaagagtataGTTTTCGAAGAAACTCTGTCGCCCACTGAATATAATGAAGCGTGTCATAAGATTGTCGAAATAGTACAAAAGCACGAGTATCAAGTAGAAATTAAAAAGGTTCGTAAAGGCTCCAAGGTCGGCCCAAGTCTTCAGCGATTGAACCCATTCATCCATGAAGATACAGGCACTTGGTGCCTGTATCCTCCTATATCATATGATGCCAAGTTTCCCTTGCTGTTGACGAAACGCTCgcagtttgtgcagagctacgtccggcatttgcaccattccaattttcatgtcggccctcgagcacttgtgagcatcctacgacagcgtatttggaccgtaaacgctcaggaactctgcagtcagacagttcgatcatgtgtgcgctgcttcaaatgcaagcctcgactgatgacacaaattatgggaaatctacccgcagatatgtggcgttgatttttgtggccctATCTATGCATTGCGACAACGCGACGAACTTCGTCGGAGCGAGTCGCCACTTCCTGGCTCTTCGCGATCggatcgaggagcaggcggatGCAATTCGCGAGTTCGCATCAAAAAGCGGATGCGAATTTGCGTTCACACCCCCTCGGGCTCCGCACATGGGCAGACtatgggaggcaggtgtgaaaaCTGAAAAGCACCTACTCCTACGAGCGGTGGGCAGCGCACTCCTAAACGCCGAAGAGCTGGCAACAGTCCTCGTCGGGATCGAGGCCACGATGAACTCGCGTCCCGTCGGAGCGCTCAGCCAGGACCCAAGCGACGGAGAGGCGCTAACTACCGGGCACCTGCTGACAGGCGGGCCGCTTatcgcagcaccagcactccggaccccggaccaggCGGGTCTCAGTTGCTTGCGGCGATGGCGGCTTGTCTCGTCAGTCAGGCAAACGTTCTGGCGGCGATGGTCCCGGGAATATGTCCTGGGCCTTCAGGTTCGGGGCAAGTGGCACGAGGAGAAGGCCAACGTCGAGGAGGGCCAACTCGTCGTCGTGGCAGAGGACAACCTGCTGCCTTAACAGTGGCTCCTGGGAAGGATCGTCGCGACGCACGCAGGAGAGGACGGCAAGGTCAGAGTCGTCGACCTTAGGAGGAGTGATGGAGCCATCTTCCGCAGGGCGATCCACAAGCTGGCGCCGCTGCCGATTTGTTGAAGCCGTGGAGGCGTTCAACGGGGCCGgtgttggcggaactcatattgtcggtcgtttttattgtttgttgtttattgttaagtctagtgtaagttagtttagggcgaaggcgggagcataataaagttctctctcgctctttgcgaattcgacccgtcttcgccaacctctgttaagctaggcctaagaacacacatgttaaatagagaAGAAGTCGtgaaattgaattcaacacgAGCAAACgcatttttcgttgtcgtTCCGAAATTAACTAATTTCTTGCCACCAagttctataaatattttaataaactaattaaattcttcaaGCTTAATAAATCTCTTAAATAATCTAActaaaataaagcaatccaCTTTATTATCAACAATAAAGTTCTGGCGAatgtcaaaaagtttttctgcagatcgatagaaatttataaatatataaaactatgaaaaaaaatatcaaaacatttggttggggttgtgggcgttaagAGTATGCGTGGTAACATGGGCCAACAAACTTGTGCTGTGTTTATGTCTCTGGACTCTGCATGCATAATCTccactttctagcttttatagttcctgagatctcgacgttcatactGATAGACGGACATGTTTACTCTGATCACACCATTGCTGCGCAAACAATCCTTTACAAGCCTCACATCCTTCAGCAATAGGCGTAGATTACACGTTTTGAAGCAGAGGAACGTGATTATTGTCTTGCTGAAGATTATCTAAAAAATCTTCTGGTTGATACGGCTTCAACCTCTGGAAATCGACACGTAATATAAAGGGAAAGCCTCTTCGGAAAATCCTCATACAGAAAGGCGACAATACATAATGTACTCGTAAACTGTCGAAAGCTACCTGCTACGTAAATCGACAACCGATCAGGCCATCAAACTTAGCATACTTATCTGTGCTGCCGATGGGAATGCTTGTCAACAGCCCATGGAAACTCAGAGATTGCATCACAATTAAGTAGTTGAAGCAGAATATTGTTGTAAAAAGTCAAACAGCGTCCACGGAGTCGTCCACAGAGCGTCTGGACCAAAGTGGGCGGCTATGTGTCCCGCGCCTATCTCGCTTCTGAGCCAACAGGGCCGGCGGAATGGTTTGCGACTGAGCCGTTTCGGCCGGCAGCATAACCCACACCTAGCGGAAGGTATAAGTTCGCACACCTGGCAGAAGGTATAAAATGTACAAACTAGCTGGAATGTCTGATCAAAACATAATAACTTCAGGTGTCAGCCACACATGTGGAAATCCACTCTCGGTGGAGGTTAGGGACCGGATTCTGGAGGCCTTTCTATCATTCCCCAAAACCCGCCCCGCAGCCGTCTCACTTGGTCGTCGGCAATGCAACAAGCGCGCGCACTTTGGAAGACGAGCTTATGGCGTTCAGCAATGGGTCCGAGGTCCAACGGACCCCTCCCCAGAACCCAAGCGACGGCACCCCCAATTGGAGCAGATTTCCCCCTCCTAACAGAGTATAACCGGCAAAACGGATCAAGAGCCCACAGCTGTAAATCGATGAAATGGGAATCATCCTGTACGACCTTCTGACTAAGAAGCATAAGCCTAGAAGATTACAGATTATTATACAGATTGGACCCAGCGCCCAACCAACTTCGCTACAAGCCATCGTCGAGGGCAAAATGCCACAGGCCACGCAAGAAGAGACCACCGAGAGTAAGGCCCGACGCGCTGATCATCACCCCATCACCCCACAGTGAAGTGTTATCGTTGGACACAAGAGGACAGGTCACCAAGGTCACCCAAGGTGGGCAGATCTGTCGGGCATTAGACGCCAGAGGCCGCTTCCC containing:
- the LOC122756586 gene encoding uncharacterized protein LOC122756586, which produces MHCDNATNFVGASRHFLALRDRIEEQADAIREFASKSGCEFAFTPPRAPHMGRLWEAGVKTEKHLLLRAVGSALLNAEELATVLVGIEATMNSRPVGALSQDPSDGEALTTGHLLTGGPLIAAPALRTPDQAGLSCLRRWRLVSSVRQTFWRRWSREYVLGLQVRGKWHEEKANVEEGQLVVVAEDNLLP